A segment of the Chloroflexota bacterium genome:
ATGGAGGTGGAAACACCGTCGCTGCAACCCCTCTACGGCGGCGGCAGTGCCGTGCCGTTCACCACCCACTACGAGGCCCTGGGACGCGACTTCTACCTGCGTATCGCCGACGAGCTATATCTCAAGCGCCTGCTGGTCGCCGGCTACGAGCGCGTGTATGAGATCTGCAAGGACTATCGCAACGAGGGCATTGACCGCACCCACTGCCCGGAGTTCACCATGCTCGAGGCCTACCAGGCCTTCGCCGACCTCAGCGACATGCTCCGGCTCACGGAGGCGCTGGTGGTGGAGGCGGCAACGGCCGTCGCGGGTGACACCCGCGTCGCCCACGGCGAGACGACGCTCGACTTCACGCCGCCCTGGCGGCAAGTGACCTACCGCGACGCCCTGCTCGAGGCCGTGGGAATCGACCTCGACGACGAGCAATTGAGCGACGAGGAGATCCGCGAGGCGGCCGTCGGCCGCGGCGTGGCGCTCGAGGCCGGCGCGGCGCGCGCGCGCATGCTCGATGAAATCACGAAAACCTGCGTGGAACCCACGTTCGTGCAACCGACCTTTCTCACCCGCTACCCGGCCGAGACCACGCCCCTGGCCAAGCGCGCGCCGGACGATCCACGTTATGTCGAGCGATTCGAGCCGTTCGTCCTGGGCATGGAGTTGGGCAACGGCTACACCGAGCTGAACGATCCCATCGACCAGCGCCGCCGCCTGAGCGAGCAGGCCGACGACGATGCCGAATCGCATCCGGTTGACGAAGATTTCATCCGCGCGCTGGAGCACGGCATGCCGCCCGCGGGCGGCATGGG
Coding sequences within it:
- the lysS gene encoding lysine--tRNA ligase, producing MAEPAPGDRLYEARLAKLNRMAEAGDPVFPSRVPRSHRAADARSLVDDPSSPEVDVAGRVMSLRRMGKTSFAAVRDGSGELQLFLNAGELGADVYRHILDVLDVGDIVSAGGPMFRTRAGEPSVRVQRLTVAVKALRPLPEKWRGLQDPESRYRQRYLDVIANQDVRERFEARTRIVSTIRGVLDAQGYMEVETPSLQPLYGGGSAVPFTTHYEALGRDFYLRIADELYLKRLLVAGYERVYEICKDYRNEGIDRTHCPEFTMLEAYQAFADLSDMLRLTEALVVEAATAVAGDTRVAHGETTLDFTPPWRQVTYRDALLEAVGIDLDDEQLSDEEIREAAVGRGVALEAGAARARMLDEITKTCVEPTFVQPTFLTRYPAETTPLAKRAPDDPRYVERFEPFVLGMELGNGYTELNDPIDQRRRLSEQADDDAESHPVDEDFIRALEHGMPPAGGMGLGIDRLTMVLTDAPNIRDVILFPQLRTPA